CCTTTTCCAATTATATTAATCGATTCTCTATCATTAGAGATTTGTATTTTAGGAAGTTTAGATAATAAATCAATTGGATTTGATTCAGTCGAAAAAATGGTGTTAGCAACATTAATAGTGATGTTTCCGTTACTATTTTCAATTGGTCTTTTAGATGCTTTAATTTCGACCTCATCCAATTCAGTGGTGCTTTCTGTTAACTCTATGTTTAAGTCTATATCCTTATCAAGTGTAATAGCTTTTTTAAACTCTTTAAAACCTAAACACGAAACTTTTAAGACATAAGTACCTTTTTTCACATCTGTAAAATTAAAACTACCCTTTTCAATTTCTATATATTCAATTAATTTTTCTTCATTTTCAGATAACAATAGTACATCTCCAATATTTACCAGTTGATGTTGAGAAGAAACAAGACCCTTTAAATTATAACTATCTTGGGCTGATAGCGTATTGCAAATAATTATTAATAAAATTGTGATTCCTTTTTTGAGCATTACATTCTTTTAGAGTGACAAATAACAATAAAGAATATTAAAAATGCTATAAAATAAGGGTATGAATTAGGTACTAGTACTCGTACCGTTTTTAAATCTCAGGCTTAATTCATCCCGATTTGAAACATTAAGTTTATGATATATATGCGAAATATGTGATTTCACCGTGCTCAAACTAATAAACAACTCTTGGGCAATTTCCTTATTAGATTTCCCTTTTAGAATTAAGTTTTTAACGGTAGTTTCTTGTTTACTTAATGGTAATACTGTTGTTTCTTTACGATTTGTTTTGTAGGCAAAAATTAACAAACCGATTAACGAAATTCCTAAAATAATATTTAACCATTTACTGTAGGCATATTTAGTCTCTACTTCTGTAATGGTAATTTTTGAAAGTATATTTTCTAAAAAAAAATATTCATTTGGACTGATTTCACTTTCTTTCAAATCTGCCAAAATAGTAATATAAAACGCTCTATTCTGATGAATATCTTGAATAAGTAATTTTTTATTACTTAGCTCTTTAATACTGATCAATTTAACTGCTAAAATTTGTAAAGAATCTTTTGTAAACGAATGTATTTCAGATAAATACTTTTTCTTATCTACTATTTTTGAAGTTCTAATTTTAAAAGCATTGAACTTCTGTAATTCATATTGTGTAGCGTTATAGACTTTATTTTTATTGGATAGAGGCGAATTTTTGTTAAAAGTAATGGTATCAATTCTACTTTGAGAAACAACAAAGATTGTACAAAATAAAAACAACAAGCCAAACGCCTTTCTCATTAGTTCTTTTTTTTCTTAAAACAAACCATGTAATTGTGCATCTATTTTATCAATTACAACTCCTAAATCTTCTGGTTTATCAACGATATTTAAATTATCAATATCTACAATTAGTAATTTTCCTTTGGTATATGTCGATATCCAAGCCTCGTAACGTTCATTAAGACGACTTAAATAATCAATACTTATAGAGTTTTCATATTCTCTACCACGTTTATGAATCTGACCAACTAAAGTCTGGATACTCCCTCGTAAATAAATTAATAAATCTGGTGGTGAAACCAATTTTTCCATCAATTCAAATAACGAAGAGTAGTTATTAAAATCTCTGTTTGTCATTAACCCCATTGCATGTAAGTTGGGTGCAAAAATATGAGCATCTTCATAAATAGTTCTGTCTTGAATAATATTTTTTCCACTTTCGTGAATTTCTAATATTTGACGAAATCTACTATTCAAAAAGTAAATTTGAAGGTTAAATGACCATCGTTCCATTTCCGAATAAAAATCGTCTAAATACGGATTTTCTTCAACGGATTCAAAATGAGGTGTCCATTTATAGTGTTTTGCTAATAGTTTTGTTAGGGTAGTTTTTCCTGCTCCAATATTTCCGGCAATGGCAACGTGCATGCTGTTGGTTTTAGTTTAATAAAAGTGCTTAAAGATACTTAAATTTTAAATGTTTTAAATACAAATATCTTTTCGCCATCAAATATATAGATTTCATTGTTTAAAACATAAAATGATTCAATTGTAATTGATTTTTTTAATAGAATTTTAAACACTCCATCTTTTAAATTACTGTAATATAAGACTCCATCTTTTACCCAATAATAACAATTATTAAACCGGTTTAATAATTGCATTTCATTTAAGACAAGCCGTTGTTTAAAATTTGAATATTCATCATATTCTAAAACTGTATTTTCATTTTTCAACCAACAATTTTTATAACTGGCAACCATTCTATTGGGTACAAAATTATCTTCACGAAAATTTACGGGTGCTGAACTTGAAATGACCTTATTGGTTTTATAATTATATACATACAATTTACTATCATCTTGACTATAAATCCATAAATTATTATTGGAAGAACAAGATACTAAAGAAACATTTTTTGAGAACAAAACTTCATTAAAGTCAATCTTACTGGATAACTCATTGAGTTTATTATCTAATAAAATGACACTGTTAAAATCTTTATAAAAAAGTAAAATCTTTAAAGGATTCTTAATATCAACAGCCGTAATTTTTCCCAATTGCGTGTTGGTATAAGACAACTCTTCTTTTTTATTTTTTTTATAAAACGTATTGTCTTTTAAATAATATAAATTCTCAAATTCGTCAACCCCAATAAATTCATCGGCTTCAAGGTGTGTGCTTTTTATCAATTTAGACTCCACAATTGAATCCATATCTTTTTGTTGACCTTGAACCAAAAAAGATGCTAAAAATAGAAAAAATGTGAGTATTACTTTCATCAATTACAAAAATACAATAAAATTATCTCGAAACTTACTATCAACTGCAGACAGGATCATTGACGTGTTTTGTCTTCTACATCCTAATGGTTGAAGTCAAAAAAATAAATTAGCTCCAAAAATTATTTTTAATAGTTACTTACAGGTAGTTTAAACAACTATTTCGGAATTTTTTTCAAGTCCATATGTCTCAATAAATTGTGTGAAAATTCAAGCATATTTTGTACTTCATCAGTACGGGCAATATGCAAGTATTTAAATATCATCAAAGCTTCACCGTTACTTTCTATATGATGGATTTCGTTTTGCTCTAAAAAACGAATAACATTATCATTAAAAAATGCCTTGATTGCATCTTCATCTTCACCACTTAACTGGAATTTACCGGAAAAACCTGGATATTTAACAAAATCAATATCTCCTCTTGCTCCAGAAAATACTTTTACCCGATTAAATATTTTATCAAAAAGACCCTCCTTATCAATAATAAATCTCGGAATCGAAACAGGCAATCTTACTATCTGTACCGTAGTTTGATATACTTCTAGTGCATCTAATGCTCCTTCGTCGAATACAATATCAGCAATTTCCCATTTAAAATTATTTTCCACGTCTAACCCTTTTAAAGAATTACTTTTCATTTCAATAGGACGAGAATCAAAGAAATGAAAATTTCTTAGATAAGAAGTATTCCAATCTACCTCACGCTCAAAAGACCAACCATTTCTAATAGCCACTTTTTGCAAACGAATCTGACGTTTAGTAATCCGTTTTTTGACACGACCTGTAACAATTTTTAAAGCTCGGTTATGACTCGTCGAAGCAACATGATTATCCAATCCAATCAATTTGACATCTCCACCATTATCATCATGTACACGTTTAAATTCTATTAAATTTTCCATTATTGTAAGATCCACAAGCCGTGTTTGTGACATGTCAATACTTACATTTGATCCTTCAGGGATATCTTCCAACAGTTTATCTAACTTTAAAGCATATAAAAAATTTGCTATGCCTTTTAATTTAACATCATAAGAACCATTTTCAGATTTATATACTTTTGAGCCTGATTTATAAATCTTTTTAAAGAAGTTAACAATTCCAACTTTAGCTAATAACATATGCAAAACTAGTGTCATTAAAATACCTCCTACAATTCCATAAAGTAAATCTGTAAACAATGTAATTATAAGTGTTAACGATAGGAATAACAACTGTTCTACACCTTGATCATAAGCGTGCTTAAATACCTGAGGAGATGCTAATTTAAAACCTGTATGAACTAAAATTGCAGCCAAAGCAGCCAGGGGCACACTTCTTAAAACTGGAGCCAAAATAAGCACAAAAAGAATTAGAAAAATTCCATGATAAAGGTTAGACCATTTTGTTTTCGCATTACTGTTTACGTTCACTGTACTTCGAACAATTACTGTAGTAATAGGAAGCCCACCTAAAGCTCCAGAAACCATAGTGCTTAATCCCACACCTACCATATCTTTATTAAGGTTTGTTGTTCTTTTATAAGGATCTAATTTATCAACAGCACGGGCACTGGCCAGAGTAATTACAGTAGCAATAGTTGAAATTGATAAAACCGTAAGCCAAAAAGCAGATGTTCCTATCATGGCAAAGTCAGGATGCATAATACTATCGAGGGGATTGTCAGGAATATTAATCAATAAATCAGGACCAACAACGTAATTCTTTCCGAAAAATGAAATACTATGCTCATTAAAAAAATCAAATCCAAACACTATTGGTAGGGCCAATAGTAAAACCCACATAGGAGCCGGGATTATCCTTATGAATTTGGTATTAATTTTTTTATAAAAAAAGAGAACTAATATACCAACTAAAGCTATCAAAAAAACAAAAGGATTTATTTCTGGGAGTTTATGAAAAACATCAGACAAGGTTCCAATAATTGTTTTGGCATTGGAAGTCGTTCCAAGGGCATAATGAATTTGCTTTGCAAAAATAATGATTCCAATGGCCGCAAGAATACCATGTAAGACTGAAGAAGGCAATAACTTTGCAAAGCGGCCCATTTTAAGAAAACCCAACATCGTTTGAATACCACCTGACACAACAATAGCCGCCAAAACGTAATTAATATTACCATCTAATGCAACTAGGCCTCCTAAAATGGCAGCAATTAAACCCGCCGCTGGACCATTGATAGATAAATTTCCTCCTCGAAAAAATGTTGTAACAACACCACCAATAATTGCAGAAAGCACACCAGCCATAGGAGAAACTCCAGACGCTACGGCAATCCCCAAAGCCAAAGGCAACGCAACTAGCGATACACTTAAAGCAGCCGAAACATCATTACGCCAATTTTCTTTCAGTCCTTTAAGTCCCTTTGAGGGGATTGGGTTGTTAGAATTCATAGTTATAATAAGATCATTTTTTTGATTTTCGTAAGATAGTATTTTTAAAAGGGAAACAATTTATAATGACTACTAATAAATAATTGCTAAAATCATTTTATTTAGTATTTTCACAGCAAAATTAACCAATGATTGAATTAGCGGGAATTATTATCTTAGGTATCTTAGCTCAATGGGTTGCGTGGAAGTTAAAAATTCCAGCAATCTTACCATTAATTTTAATAGGATTACTTGTTGGACCAATTGCTGCCGAATTTCTATCCGAAGATGGCACAAAATGGATAGAACCTATTTGGAATGGTAAAGAAGGTTTATTTCCTGGAGAAAGTTTGTTTTATTTTGTTTCCTTAGCTATTAGTATCATCTTATTTGAAGGAGGATTAACCTTAAAATTGAATGAAATTAAAAATGTTGGGCCCGTAATTACAAAGTTAATTACGGTTGGTTCTGTAGTTACCTTTTTTGGAGCGGCAATAGCCGCCTATTATATATTTAATTTAAGTTGGCAGATATCATTCTTGTTTTCAGCCTTAATTATTGTCACTGGACCTACAGTTATTACTCCAATTCTTAGGAATATTCCATTAAAAAAAGATGTTTCTGCAGTGCTTAAATGGGAAGGGATCTTAATTGATCCTATTGGAGCGTTAGTAGCGGTTTTGGTTTTTGAATTTATTAGTGTTGAAGGTGGCGGAGAATTTACAAAAACAGCATTAATTGAATTTGCTAAGATTGTACTATTTGGTTTTACTTTTGGTTTTACTTTTGCACATGCATTAAACTTTATAATTAATAAAAAATGGGTGCCTCATTATTTATTAAATGTTTTAGCATTGGCTTCAGTACTTGGTGTTTTTGTACTTTCAGATGCTTTTGCACATGAATCTGGATTGTTAGCTGTTGTTGTAATGGGCATGGTGTTAGGAAATTCTAATTCACCATACTTAAAAGAGTTATTATATTTTAAAGAATCATTAAGCGTACTCTTAATTTCGATATTATTTATATTATTATCAGCCAATATAAACTTTGAAGATCTATTATTAATTTACAATTGGAAAACTGCATTATTATTTGCTATTGTTGTTTTTATAATTCGACCAATTGGTGTCTTTTTAAGTACTCATAATTCAAGTTTAAAATTGAATGAAAAAATATTTATCAGTTGGGTTGGTCCACGTGGTATTGTAGCGGCAGGAATCGCCTCATTATTTGGTTTAAAATTAGCCAAAAATGGTGTGCCTGGTGCTGAATACATTACCCCACTTGTCTTTATGATTGTATTGGGAACCGTTTTATTAAATGCAACCACTGCAAGAATGTTTGCAAAATTAATTGGTGTCTTTCTAACTAAATCTGAAGGGATCTTAATTGTTGGTGCCTCAAAAATATCCCGCTTAATTGGTCATTATTTGGAAAGTAACGGAAGACATGTAGTCTTAATTGATAGTAACCAAAATAATATAAATAAGGCAAGAGATCTTGGTCTGGAGGCTATAAATAGCGATGTTTATTCAGATAAATTAGCAGATAATATTGAATTAAACGATGTTGGTTATTTGATGGCTTTAACAGCGAATTCAGAAATAAACAATTACGTAATCGATAAATTTAAAAATCAATTTGGTGAAAATGGTACATTTAGATTGGTAAGTACAACTGAAATGAATGACGAACAAAGTAATCCTAAAGAGGGTTTGTTTTCACACACTAATGATTATAACTCTTTAAACGAAGTGGCTAATAATTATCCCAGTATTAATGAAATTAAATTAGAATCAAAAGAACATTTTGAGCGTTTAATTGAACGTACTGAAAACGATGAAGAAATTGTACCTCTATTTATTAAAAATAAAACGGGTGTATTAGAAATTATTCCTTCAAATAATAAAAATGTTAAAATTGTGGAAG
The nucleotide sequence above comes from Aureibaculum algae. Encoded proteins:
- a CDS encoding response regulator transcription factor, which gives rise to MRKAFGLLFLFCTIFVVSQSRIDTITFNKNSPLSNKNKVYNATQYELQKFNAFKIRTSKIVDKKKYLSEIHSFTKDSLQILAVKLISIKELSNKKLLIQDIHQNRAFYITILADLKESEISPNEYFFLENILSKITITEVETKYAYSKWLNIILGISLIGLLIFAYKTNRKETTVLPLSKQETTVKNLILKGKSNKEIAQELFISLSTVKSHISHIYHKLNVSNRDELSLRFKNGTSTST
- a CDS encoding deoxynucleoside kinase; protein product: MHVAIAGNIGAGKTTLTKLLAKHYKWTPHFESVEENPYLDDFYSEMERWSFNLQIYFLNSRFRQILEIHESGKNIIQDRTIYEDAHIFAPNLHAMGLMTNRDFNNYSSLFELMEKLVSPPDLLIYLRGSIQTLVGQIHKRGREYENSISIDYLSRLNERYEAWISTYTKGKLLIVDIDNLNIVDKPEDLGVVIDKIDAQLHGLF
- a CDS encoding SulP family inorganic anion transporter, giving the protein MNSNNPIPSKGLKGLKENWRNDVSAALSVSLVALPLALGIAVASGVSPMAGVLSAIIGGVVTTFFRGGNLSINGPAAGLIAAILGGLVALDGNINYVLAAIVVSGGIQTMLGFLKMGRFAKLLPSSVLHGILAAIGIIIFAKQIHYALGTTSNAKTIIGTLSDVFHKLPEINPFVFLIALVGILVLFFYKKINTKFIRIIPAPMWVLLLALPIVFGFDFFNEHSISFFGKNYVVGPDLLINIPDNPLDSIMHPDFAMIGTSAFWLTVLSISTIATVITLASARAVDKLDPYKRTTNLNKDMVGVGLSTMVSGALGGLPITTVIVRSTVNVNSNAKTKWSNLYHGIFLILFVLILAPVLRSVPLAALAAILVHTGFKLASPQVFKHAYDQGVEQLLFLSLTLIITLFTDLLYGIVGGILMTLVLHMLLAKVGIVNFFKKIYKSGSKVYKSENGSYDVKLKGIANFLYALKLDKLLEDIPEGSNVSIDMSQTRLVDLTIMENLIEFKRVHDDNGGDVKLIGLDNHVASTSHNRALKIVTGRVKKRITKRQIRLQKVAIRNGWSFEREVDWNTSYLRNFHFFDSRPIEMKSNSLKGLDVENNFKWEIADIVFDEGALDALEVYQTTVQIVRLPVSIPRFIIDKEGLFDKIFNRVKVFSGARGDIDFVKYPGFSGKFQLSGEDEDAIKAFFNDNVIRFLEQNEIHHIESNGEALMIFKYLHIARTDEVQNMLEFSHNLLRHMDLKKIPK
- a CDS encoding cation:proton antiporter; amino-acid sequence: MIELAGIIILGILAQWVAWKLKIPAILPLILIGLLVGPIAAEFLSEDGTKWIEPIWNGKEGLFPGESLFYFVSLAISIILFEGGLTLKLNEIKNVGPVITKLITVGSVVTFFGAAIAAYYIFNLSWQISFLFSALIIVTGPTVITPILRNIPLKKDVSAVLKWEGILIDPIGALVAVLVFEFISVEGGGEFTKTALIEFAKIVLFGFTFGFTFAHALNFIINKKWVPHYLLNVLALASVLGVFVLSDAFAHESGLLAVVVMGMVLGNSNSPYLKELLYFKESLSVLLISILFILLSANINFEDLLLIYNWKTALLFAIVVFIIRPIGVFLSTHNSSLKLNEKIFISWVGPRGIVAAGIASLFGLKLAKNGVPGAEYITPLVFMIVLGTVLLNATTARMFAKLIGVFLTKSEGILIVGASKISRLIGHYLESNGRHVVLIDSNQNNINKARDLGLEAINSDVYSDKLADNIELNDVGYLMALTANSEINNYVIDKFKNQFGENGTFRLVSTTEMNDEQSNPKEGLFSHTNDYNSLNEVANNYPSINEIKLESKEHFERLIERTENDEEIVPLFIKNKTGVLEIIPSNNKNVKIVEGASLVYLGKLIKV